One part of the Micrococcus sp. 2A genome encodes these proteins:
- a CDS encoding NCS2 family permease, which translates to MSSRTASSPAAPPGPPRPPAPASGLDRFFRISARGSTVGQEMRGGLATFLAMSYIIVLNPLVLSGADAHGDVLGVPRVAAVTALVAGVATIVMGVWARHPFALAAGLGINAFVAITVATTPGMTWPDVMGLVVLAGLVMVVLVATGFRTAVFNAVPEALKTAIVVGIGLFIALIGLVNAGFVRRLPDAAGTTVPVGLGTGGELAGWPVLVFIVGLAVTAILVIRGTRGAILIGIVVATVLANILEAVFHIGPSVAADGTVNPLGWSLVAPSVPDWAAPDLSLLGHVSLFGAFDTLGGLMASLLVFAILLSVFFDAMGTSVGLAREAGTVEPDGTIPDLNRVLMVDALAVTAGGGASGSANQIFVESGTGIGEGARTGLASVVTGLLFLLAMFLTPLIHLVPFEAVAPALVVVGFMMCAQVTRIDWSDWGAALPAFLTFILMPFTYSIANGIGAGMIAYAVIRAGQGRAREVHPLLWLVAAAFVVFFGMGVVRGILGLA; encoded by the coding sequence ATGTCCTCGCGCACCGCCTCCTCCCCCGCCGCCCCGCCCGGGCCCCCACGCCCGCCGGCCCCCGCCTCCGGCCTCGACCGCTTCTTCCGCATCTCGGCACGCGGCTCCACCGTCGGCCAGGAGATGCGCGGCGGCCTCGCCACGTTCCTGGCCATGAGCTACATCATCGTGCTCAACCCGCTCGTGCTCTCCGGCGCGGACGCCCACGGGGACGTGCTCGGCGTGCCGCGCGTGGCCGCCGTGACCGCGCTCGTGGCCGGCGTCGCGACCATCGTGATGGGCGTGTGGGCGCGGCACCCGTTCGCCCTCGCCGCAGGCCTGGGCATCAACGCGTTCGTGGCCATCACCGTGGCCACCACCCCGGGCATGACGTGGCCGGACGTCATGGGACTCGTGGTGCTCGCGGGCCTGGTGATGGTGGTGCTCGTGGCCACCGGCTTCCGCACGGCGGTGTTCAACGCGGTGCCGGAGGCGCTGAAGACGGCCATCGTCGTCGGCATCGGCCTGTTCATCGCCCTGATCGGCCTCGTCAACGCCGGGTTCGTGCGCCGCCTCCCCGACGCTGCGGGCACCACCGTGCCCGTGGGCCTGGGCACGGGCGGCGAGCTGGCCGGCTGGCCGGTGCTCGTGTTCATCGTGGGCCTGGCGGTCACGGCGATCCTCGTCATCCGCGGGACGCGCGGGGCCATACTCATCGGCATCGTGGTGGCCACCGTGCTGGCCAACATCCTCGAGGCCGTGTTCCACATCGGCCCCTCCGTGGCCGCGGACGGCACCGTGAACCCGCTCGGCTGGTCCCTCGTGGCGCCGTCCGTTCCGGACTGGGCGGCCCCGGACCTCTCGCTGCTGGGCCACGTGTCCCTCTTCGGCGCCTTCGACACCCTCGGCGGGCTCATGGCGTCGCTGCTCGTCTTCGCGATCCTGCTCTCGGTGTTCTTCGACGCGATGGGCACCTCCGTGGGCCTGGCCCGCGAGGCCGGCACCGTGGAGCCCGACGGCACCATCCCGGACCTCAACCGGGTGCTCATGGTGGACGCCCTCGCGGTGACCGCCGGCGGCGGCGCGTCCGGCTCCGCCAACCAGATCTTCGTGGAGTCCGGCACCGGCATCGGCGAGGGCGCCCGCACGGGCCTGGCCTCCGTGGTCACGGGCCTGCTGTTCCTGCTGGCCATGTTCCTCACGCCCCTGATCCACCTCGTCCCGTTCGAGGCGGTGGCGCCCGCCCTCGTGGTGGTGGGCTTCATGATGTGCGCGCAGGTGACGCGCATCGACTGGTCGGACTGGGGTGCCGCGCTGCCGGCCTTCCTGACGTTCATCCTCATGCCGTTCACGTACTCGATCGCCAACGGCATCGGCGCCGGCATGATCGCCTACGCGGTCATCCGCGCCGGCCAGGGCCGCGCCCGTGAGGTGCACCCGCTGCTGTGGCTGGTCGCCGCCGCGTTCGTGGTGTTCTTCGGCATGGGCGTGGTGAGGGGGATCCTCGGCCTGGCCTGA
- a CDS encoding transketolase C-terminal domain-containing protein: MATLTFAAALNAALADEMAADPMVVVFGEDVGTLGGVFRITDGLTKRFGEERCFDTPLAESGIAGMAVGMALGGARPVIEMQFDAFAYPAFEQIASHVAKMRNRTKGAAPMPMTIRIPYGGGIGGVEHHCDSSESYYAHTPGLKVYTPASVKDAYMMLRSAIRLDDPVVFMEPKKMYWTKAELDLDELRAEFEERWARVEEKKEHGEAWAQAAVVRTGTDVTLVSYGPSVPTCLAAAAAAEEEGYSVEVVDLRTVNPLDEETVAASVSKTGRAVVVAEPQGFASVASELVARVQQRCFHSLAAPVLRVTGFDIPFPAPKLEEHHLPNVDRILDAIDDLNWDLEPEEARA, encoded by the coding sequence ATGGCGACCCTGACCTTCGCCGCCGCGCTCAACGCGGCCCTGGCCGACGAGATGGCCGCCGACCCGATGGTGGTCGTGTTCGGCGAGGACGTCGGCACCCTCGGCGGAGTCTTCCGCATCACCGACGGCCTGACGAAGCGCTTCGGCGAGGAGCGCTGCTTCGACACCCCGCTGGCCGAGTCCGGCATCGCGGGCATGGCCGTGGGCATGGCCCTCGGCGGCGCCCGCCCGGTCATCGAGATGCAGTTCGACGCCTTCGCCTACCCCGCGTTCGAGCAGATCGCGAGCCACGTGGCCAAGATGCGCAACCGCACCAAGGGCGCGGCCCCCATGCCCATGACCATCCGCATCCCCTACGGCGGCGGCATCGGCGGCGTGGAGCACCACTGCGACTCCTCGGAGTCCTACTACGCGCACACCCCCGGCCTGAAGGTGTACACCCCGGCCTCGGTCAAGGACGCCTACATGATGCTGCGCTCGGCCATCCGCCTGGACGACCCGGTCGTCTTCATGGAGCCCAAGAAGATGTACTGGACCAAGGCAGAGCTGGACCTGGACGAGCTGCGCGCCGAGTTCGAGGAGCGCTGGGCCCGCGTCGAGGAGAAGAAGGAGCACGGCGAGGCCTGGGCCCAGGCCGCCGTCGTCCGCACCGGCACCGACGTCACCCTGGTGTCCTACGGCCCGTCCGTGCCCACCTGCCTGGCCGCCGCCGCGGCCGCGGAGGAGGAGGGCTACAGCGTGGAGGTCGTGGACCTGCGCACCGTGAACCCGCTGGACGAGGAGACCGTCGCGGCCTCCGTGTCCAAGACGGGCCGCGCCGTCGTCGTCGCCGAGCCCCAGGGCTTCGCGTCCGTGGCCTCGGAGCTCGTGGCGCGCGTCCAGCAGCGCTGCTTCCACTCGCTCGCCGCTCCGGTGCTGCGCGTGACCGGCTTCGACATCCCCTTCCCCGCCCCGAAGCTCGAGGAGCACCACCTGCCGAACGTGGACCGCATCCTCGACGCGATCGACGACCTGAACTGGGACCTGGAGCCCGAGGAGGCCCGCGCATGA
- a CDS encoding dihydrolipoamide acetyltransferase family protein, with translation MSNIFLLPDLGEGLTEADLVRWLVAEGDEIAVDQPVCEVETAKAIVEVPSPYAGTVLTLHGAEGQTMEVGRPLFTVGAADDAGAPAAAPAAPAASDATPGSAADADAAPAADGAVPGALSYREEERAGVQPAPDKARGGDGDVEGSDEEASGAVLIGYGTSGHKAKGRTRPSKRSRTGAPAGPARSGAAPATPGKAPRVASPIVRKLARETGVDVAAVTGTGPDGLITRADVLAASSGAADVLSAAASTGALAASAVLAGTAAEQTPAEKSVAVGAAEGQASPAAQSLSATAAQGQADARTGLSVTARTPISGVRKVIADQLSRSRREVPEVTAWLDVDVTALLQLRAQLKKADPENAPSLLGLIARFTLAGLRRYPVMNARIEAGAGGRDEIVEVDGVHLGLAVQTPRGLMVPSVEHAERLSADELTRAINETVTRARDGKAAPAELTRGTFTLNNYGPLGTDGATPILNIPEVGMLGIGRIMDRPWVVDGEIVVRKVTEMTVTFDHRVTDGATASAFLTFVADCLNDPTAALARI, from the coding sequence ATGAGCAACATCTTCCTGCTGCCCGACCTGGGCGAGGGCCTCACCGAGGCCGACCTGGTCCGCTGGCTCGTGGCCGAGGGCGACGAGATCGCCGTCGACCAGCCCGTGTGCGAGGTCGAGACCGCCAAGGCGATCGTGGAGGTGCCCAGCCCCTATGCCGGCACCGTCCTGACGCTGCACGGCGCCGAGGGCCAGACCATGGAGGTCGGCAGGCCGCTGTTCACCGTCGGCGCGGCCGACGACGCCGGCGCACCCGCCGCGGCCCCTGCCGCTCCCGCGGCCTCGGACGCGACCCCCGGCTCCGCGGCCGACGCCGACGCGGCCCCCGCGGCCGACGGCGCCGTGCCCGGCGCGCTGTCCTACCGCGAGGAGGAGCGCGCCGGCGTGCAGCCCGCGCCGGACAAGGCCCGCGGCGGCGACGGCGACGTGGAGGGCTCCGACGAGGAGGCCTCCGGCGCCGTGCTGATCGGCTACGGCACCTCCGGCCACAAGGCCAAGGGCCGCACCCGCCCGTCCAAGCGCTCGCGCACCGGCGCCCCCGCCGGTCCGGCCCGCTCCGGCGCCGCGCCGGCCACCCCCGGGAAGGCGCCGCGCGTGGCCTCCCCGATCGTGCGCAAGCTCGCCCGGGAGACCGGCGTGGACGTGGCCGCCGTGACCGGCACCGGCCCGGACGGCCTCATCACCCGCGCCGACGTGCTCGCAGCCTCCTCCGGCGCGGCCGACGTCCTCTCCGCGGCCGCCTCGACGGGCGCGCTGGCCGCCTCGGCCGTGCTCGCCGGGACCGCGGCCGAGCAGACGCCGGCCGAGAAGTCGGTCGCCGTCGGCGCCGCCGAGGGCCAGGCCTCGCCCGCGGCGCAGTCCCTGAGCGCCACCGCCGCGCAGGGGCAGGCGGACGCCCGCACGGGCCTGTCCGTCACCGCCCGCACCCCGATCTCGGGTGTGCGCAAGGTGATCGCGGACCAGCTCTCCCGCTCCCGCCGCGAGGTCCCCGAGGTCACCGCGTGGCTGGACGTGGACGTCACCGCCCTGCTTCAGCTGCGCGCGCAGCTGAAGAAGGCGGACCCGGAGAACGCCCCGAGCCTGCTCGGCCTGATCGCCCGCTTCACGCTGGCCGGCCTGCGCCGGTACCCGGTGATGAACGCACGCATCGAGGCCGGCGCCGGCGGCCGGGACGAGATCGTGGAGGTGGACGGCGTCCACCTCGGGCTCGCGGTGCAGACGCCCCGCGGCCTCATGGTGCCCTCCGTGGAGCACGCGGAGCGGCTGTCCGCGGACGAGCTGACCCGCGCGATCAACGAGACCGTCACCCGTGCCCGCGACGGCAAGGCCGCCCCGGCCGAGCTGACCCGCGGCACGTTCACGCTCAACAACTACGGACCGCTCGGCACCGACGGCGCCACCCCCATCCTCAACATCCCCGAGGTGGGCATGCTCGGCATCGGCCGCATCATGGACCGCCCGTGGGTCGTGGACGGGGAGATCGTGGTCCGCAAGGTCACCGAGATGACCGTGACCTTCGACCACCGCGTCACCGACGGCGCCACTGCGAGCGCGTTCCTCACGTTCGTGGCGGACTGCCTCAACGACCCGACGGCGGCCCTCGCCCGGATCTGA
- a CDS encoding MaoC/PaaZ C-terminal domain-containing protein has protein sequence MRDDEARMRGAGLYAEDFPVGTRSSMGSYPVTEEEVMAFARQWDPQFIHTDPERSVTHGRYGGLIASGIHTVAILQRLQVLARTDHWHVIAGRGIDRLRFVRPVRPGDVLTGDAVVTELTLEPEQGRGLVVFASRVCNQDGKDVLTMEISAYLEMRPAALPH, from the coding sequence ATGCGAGACGACGAGGCACGGATGCGGGGCGCCGGACTGTACGCCGAGGACTTCCCGGTGGGGACGCGGTCATCGATGGGCTCGTACCCGGTCACCGAGGAGGAGGTCATGGCGTTCGCCCGCCAGTGGGACCCTCAGTTCATCCACACGGACCCGGAGCGCAGCGTCACCCACGGGCGCTACGGGGGACTGATCGCGAGCGGCATCCACACCGTGGCGATCCTCCAGCGGCTCCAGGTGCTCGCCCGCACGGACCACTGGCACGTGATCGCGGGGCGGGGCATCGACCGCCTGCGCTTCGTGCGCCCGGTTCGGCCCGGGGACGTCCTCACCGGGGACGCGGTCGTGACCGAGCTGACGCTCGAGCCGGAGCAGGGACGGGGTCTCGTGGTGTTCGCGTCCCGGGTGTGCAACCAGGACGGCAAGGACGTGCTCACCATGGAGATCTCCGCGTACCTGGAGATGCGGCCGGCGGCGCTCCCGCACTGA
- a CDS encoding AMP-binding protein: protein MPTLPGVLASTARRVPDRPALRWGESSLTYGELDRTVTRLAAELADRGVQRGDRVVLVAGNTMAFVVGIYGALRAGAIAVPVNPRSAAPELRHFLADTESSMVLVDPAAGDGVRALQADDGGLGTATALGLGELDGFDDVLAAALARDESTFERELSEDDDALIIYTSGTTGRPKGALFDHHRVLWVGQNITMGLGLRLDETMLHVAPLYHSASLNLLLFNGVMLGATQVLMPAFAPDDVLEALEREKVTVFFGVPTMFASMLRSPQMAARDLSHLRHLFYGAAPMPASTAEALVAALPHVDIVQACGQTEGGPGGILLTHEEVMAHPSASGRLAMPNTEVRVVDADGEDVAVGEVGEMIMRGETMMKGYWRNPEATAATVVDGWVHTGDLTRVDEGGYLTIVDRLKDLIITGGRNVYSVEVENALAGCPGVAELAIVGRDHPDFGESIVAVVTPAPGATVTLEDLRAYGESRIARFKLPHDLVIAEIPRNLSGKILKHRLRAQLDGPVRSADPAAQA, encoded by the coding sequence ATGCCCACCCTGCCCGGCGTCCTCGCCTCCACCGCCCGCCGCGTCCCGGACCGCCCCGCGCTGCGGTGGGGCGAGTCCTCCCTCACGTACGGGGAGCTGGATCGCACCGTCACCCGCCTCGCGGCAGAGCTCGCCGACCGCGGCGTCCAGCGGGGGGACCGCGTGGTCCTCGTCGCGGGCAACACCATGGCCTTCGTGGTCGGGATCTACGGCGCGCTGCGCGCCGGGGCCATCGCCGTTCCCGTCAACCCCCGCTCCGCCGCGCCCGAGCTCCGGCACTTCCTCGCCGACACCGAGTCGTCGATGGTCCTCGTTGACCCGGCCGCCGGCGACGGCGTCCGCGCACTGCAGGCCGACGACGGCGGGCTGGGGACGGCGACGGCCCTCGGCCTCGGCGAGCTGGACGGGTTCGACGACGTGCTCGCCGCGGCGCTGGCCCGCGACGAGTCGACGTTCGAGCGCGAGCTGTCCGAGGACGACGACGCGCTGATCATCTACACCTCGGGCACCACCGGCCGGCCCAAGGGCGCCCTGTTCGACCACCACCGCGTGCTCTGGGTCGGGCAGAACATCACCATGGGCCTCGGCCTCCGCCTGGACGAGACGATGCTGCACGTGGCCCCGCTCTACCACTCCGCGTCCCTCAACCTGCTGCTCTTCAACGGCGTGATGCTGGGCGCCACCCAGGTGCTGATGCCCGCGTTCGCGCCGGACGACGTGCTGGAGGCGCTGGAGCGCGAGAAGGTCACGGTGTTCTTCGGCGTCCCCACGATGTTCGCGTCCATGCTGCGCAGCCCGCAGATGGCCGCCCGGGACCTCTCCCACCTGCGCCACCTCTTCTACGGAGCCGCCCCGATGCCCGCGAGCACCGCGGAGGCACTCGTCGCCGCCCTCCCGCACGTGGACATCGTCCAGGCCTGCGGCCAGACGGAGGGCGGTCCCGGCGGCATCCTCCTCACCCACGAGGAGGTCATGGCCCACCCGTCCGCCAGCGGACGCCTGGCCATGCCGAACACGGAGGTGCGCGTCGTCGACGCCGACGGCGAGGACGTGGCCGTCGGCGAGGTGGGCGAGATGATCATGCGCGGCGAGACGATGATGAAGGGCTACTGGCGCAACCCCGAGGCCACGGCCGCCACCGTGGTCGACGGCTGGGTGCACACCGGCGACCTGACCCGCGTGGACGAGGGCGGCTACCTCACGATCGTCGACCGCCTCAAGGACCTGATCATCACCGGCGGCCGCAACGTCTACTCGGTGGAGGTGGAGAACGCGCTCGCCGGCTGCCCCGGCGTCGCCGAGCTCGCGATCGTCGGCCGCGACCACCCGGACTTCGGGGAGAGCATCGTCGCCGTGGTCACCCCCGCGCCGGGGGCCACCGTGACCCTGGAGGACCTCCGCGCGTACGGCGAGAGCCGGATCGCCCGCTTCAAGCTCCCCCACGACCTCGTGATCGCGGAGATCCCGCGCAACCTGTCCGGGAAGATCCTGAAGCACCGGCTGCGGGCCCAGCTCGACGGACCCGTCAGATCGGCCGACCCCGCCGCGCAGGCCTGA
- a CDS encoding thiamine pyrophosphate-dependent enzyme, with translation MSDSTPAVPGTAADEAAKAAASTNAGAAFGISLEEYLLPATRRIQLIGEDGTLLSPEEQGTEPGHEYPLPSDETLLEAYRHLLIGRRVNDQNYALVRQGRMAVYPSSHGQEAAEVAAAVCLGQDDWLFPTYRDTVAVIARGVDPLDVMVAYQGTWHQGYDPKEHRVSVQATPLTTQMLHAVGLAKAARLRGEDVVCLAMVGDGGTSEGDFHEALNFAAVFKLPVIFFVQNNKYAISVPFAKQSAAPSLAHKAVGYGLAGERVDGNDLAALLAVLGRAVDLCRAGQGPFLVEADTYRMQAHTNTDDPTRYREDAEVQMWAERDPLRRMTAYLQGTGALTDEVSEQITQDAEDVAARLRDAMNAEVELDPLELFDHVYTVQTPQLAAQRAQLAEELSRTETQEA, from the coding sequence GTGAGTGACTCCACCCCCGCCGTGCCCGGCACGGCCGCCGACGAGGCGGCCAAGGCCGCGGCGAGCACCAACGCCGGCGCCGCCTTCGGCATCTCCCTCGAGGAGTACCTGCTCCCCGCGACCCGCCGCATCCAGCTCATCGGCGAGGACGGCACGCTGCTCTCCCCGGAGGAGCAGGGCACCGAGCCCGGCCACGAGTACCCGCTGCCCTCGGACGAGACCCTGCTGGAGGCCTACCGCCACCTCCTGATCGGCCGCCGCGTCAACGACCAGAACTACGCGCTGGTGCGCCAGGGCCGCATGGCCGTGTACCCGTCCTCGCACGGCCAGGAGGCAGCCGAGGTCGCCGCCGCGGTGTGCCTGGGCCAGGACGACTGGCTCTTCCCGACCTACCGCGACACCGTGGCCGTGATCGCCCGCGGCGTGGACCCCCTCGACGTCATGGTGGCCTACCAGGGCACGTGGCATCAGGGCTACGACCCCAAGGAGCACCGCGTCTCCGTGCAGGCGACGCCGCTGACCACCCAGATGCTGCACGCCGTCGGCCTGGCCAAGGCGGCCCGCCTGCGCGGCGAGGACGTCGTCTGCCTGGCCATGGTCGGCGACGGCGGCACCTCCGAGGGCGACTTCCACGAGGCGCTGAACTTCGCCGCCGTGTTCAAGCTGCCGGTGATCTTCTTCGTGCAGAACAACAAGTACGCGATCTCCGTGCCCTTCGCGAAGCAGTCCGCCGCCCCGTCCCTGGCCCACAAGGCCGTGGGCTACGGCCTGGCCGGCGAGCGCGTGGACGGCAACGACCTCGCCGCCCTCCTGGCCGTCCTCGGCCGTGCCGTGGACCTGTGCCGCGCGGGTCAGGGCCCCTTCCTCGTGGAGGCGGACACCTACCGCATGCAGGCGCACACCAACACCGACGACCCCACGCGGTACCGCGAGGACGCCGAGGTGCAGATGTGGGCCGAGCGCGACCCGCTGCGCCGCATGACCGCGTACCTGCAGGGCACCGGCGCCCTCACCGACGAGGTGTCCGAGCAGATCACCCAGGACGCCGAGGACGTCGCGGCCCGCCTGCGCGACGCCATGAACGCCGAGGTCGAGCTGGACCCGCTCGAGCTCTTCGACCACGTGTACACCGTGCAGACCCCCCAGCTCGCCGCCCAGCGCGCGCAGCTGGCCGAGGAGCTGTCCCGCACCGAGACCCAGGAGGCCTGA
- a CDS encoding Lrp/AsnC family transcriptional regulator, with amino-acid sequence MATDALDRVNRAIVRELTQDGRLSVAALAERVHISRAHCYSRLNRLQDAGVITGFTVRVDPVKVGLGASAHVTLKLRQHNWRELRATLLAIPEVWHVSLVGGNMDVILLVRARDNADLRRVIFDELQTLPGVVDTQTYMIFDDHASGQTVPPEDPAAA; translated from the coding sequence ATGGCCACCGATGCCCTGGACCGCGTGAACCGCGCGATCGTGCGCGAGCTGACCCAGGACGGCCGCCTCTCCGTCGCCGCGCTGGCCGAGCGCGTGCACATCTCCCGCGCGCACTGCTACTCGCGCCTCAACCGGCTGCAGGACGCCGGCGTCATCACCGGATTCACGGTGCGCGTGGACCCCGTCAAGGTCGGCCTGGGCGCCTCGGCGCACGTCACCCTCAAGCTGCGCCAGCACAACTGGCGCGAGCTGCGCGCCACCCTGCTGGCCATCCCGGAGGTGTGGCACGTCTCCCTCGTGGGCGGGAACATGGACGTGATCCTGCTGGTGCGCGCCCGGGACAACGCGGACCTGCGCCGGGTCATCTTCGACGAGCTGCAGACCCTGCCCGGCGTCGTCGACACCCAGACCTACATGATCTTCGACGACCACGCCTCCGGGCAGACGGTCCCCCCGGAGGACCCGGCGGCCGCCTGA
- a CDS encoding MFS transporter, whose amino-acid sequence MSSPTPATRSRLGDLRGAFQIYAPSVVYAIGLGAMTPAIASAALALGLTTAQAAAVVVLVGLGSLVANGPASLLAARAGERLTMIVSAVLGTAGAGLAWGTTAALASAAVVPGGGVSEPGRLALFLLAVLLVGVAGAGFNLARQAYLAVAIPATHRARAMSTLGGTIRIGVFSGPFLGAAAQAGLGLSGAFAAATATMAAGAVLCLRIRELTVPGETAGVAARGTAAGAGGGAPRVGQARPRVADVARAQRGVLLTVGFGVMAVSAARAARNAVIPLWAAHLGLDPAAASLAFGLAGAADLLLFYPSGRLMDRYGRRAVAVPCLALLGAGFLAVSLSAHPLAFAAAALLLGIGNGFGSGIVMTLGADYSPANARPQFLGLWRSMSDAGMLAGPLLVSLVTAAAGLAWGVGALAAVCAAGAVVFRIVLPAGPGAVAEPADVAVRPRA is encoded by the coding sequence GTGAGCTCTCCCACCCCCGCGACCCGGTCCCGCCTCGGCGACCTGCGGGGGGCCTTCCAGATCTACGCGCCGTCCGTGGTCTACGCGATCGGCCTCGGCGCCATGACGCCGGCCATCGCCTCCGCGGCGCTCGCCCTCGGCCTCACCACGGCCCAGGCCGCCGCCGTCGTCGTCTTGGTGGGCCTCGGCTCGCTCGTGGCCAACGGCCCGGCCTCGCTCCTCGCCGCCCGCGCGGGGGAGCGGCTCACCATGATCGTCTCGGCGGTGCTCGGCACCGCCGGGGCGGGCCTGGCCTGGGGCACGACGGCGGCCCTCGCCTCGGCCGCCGTCGTCCCGGGCGGCGGGGTGAGCGAGCCGGGCCGGCTCGCCCTGTTCCTGCTGGCCGTGCTCCTGGTGGGCGTCGCGGGGGCGGGGTTCAACCTCGCCCGGCAGGCCTACCTGGCGGTCGCCATCCCGGCCACCCACCGCGCGCGGGCGATGTCCACGCTCGGGGGGACCATCCGCATCGGCGTGTTCTCCGGTCCCTTCCTCGGCGCCGCCGCCCAGGCGGGGCTGGGGCTGTCCGGCGCCTTCGCCGCCGCGACGGCGACCATGGCGGCCGGCGCGGTCCTGTGCCTGCGCATCCGCGAGCTGACGGTGCCCGGGGAGACGGCCGGCGTCGCGGCCCGGGGGACGGCGGCGGGGGCCGGGGGCGGTGCACCCCGGGTCGGGCAAGCCCGCCCGCGCGTCGCGGACGTGGCGCGCGCCCAGCGCGGGGTGCTGCTGACGGTGGGCTTCGGCGTCATGGCCGTCTCGGCGGCCCGCGCGGCGCGCAACGCGGTGATCCCGCTGTGGGCCGCCCACCTCGGCCTCGACCCGGCGGCCGCCTCGCTCGCCTTCGGCCTCGCAGGCGCCGCGGACCTGCTCCTGTTCTACCCGTCCGGGCGGCTCATGGACCGGTACGGCCGACGCGCGGTCGCGGTGCCCTGCCTCGCGCTGCTCGGGGCGGGGTTCCTCGCGGTGAGCCTCTCCGCGCACCCGCTCGCCTTCGCGGCGGCCGCGCTGCTGCTGGGGATCGGCAACGGGTTCGGCTCGGGGATCGTCATGACGCTCGGCGCGGACTACTCGCCGGCCAACGCCCGCCCCCAGTTCCTGGGGCTGTGGCGGTCCATGTCCGACGCCGGCATGCTCGCCGGCCCGCTGCTGGTCTCCCTGGTCACCGCGGCGGCCGGCCTCGCGTGGGGCGTCGGCGCGCTCGCGGCGGTGTGCGCGGCGGGCGCCGTCGTGTTCCGCATCGTGCTGCCGGCGGGGCCGGGCGCCGTCGCCGAACCGGCCGACGTGGCGGTGCGGCCGCGGGCGTGA